The Bacillus sp. FJAT-52991 genome segment GAAGTTGTAAGACCAATGATCACTCCCAAACATAATGGAGTGGTCTCAGGTTTTACGTCAGACGCTCCTTGGATCGAAGCTAATTCTTCATCGCTTAATTCAGCTAATGCCTTT includes the following:
- a CDS encoding mersacidin/lichenicidin family type 2 lantibiotic, which codes for MAKVTREEIINAWKNQDVRQKFDEVLSHPSGKALAELSDEELASIQGASDVKPETTPLCLGVIIGLTTSIKIC